TAAATTCAGCACGCAAATCAGGATAATCAGACCCGCCAGTTCCAGTTCCAGTTGGATCACCTGTTTGAGCCATAAATCCATGGATCACACGATGAAAAACCAAACCATCATAAAAACCTTCACGAACAAGTTTTCTAACACGCTCAACATGTTTCGGCGCTTTTTTAGGATAGAGAACAATAATAGAGCGCCCATACTTAGTGTCTAAATAGAGAAAATTCTCAAGATTGACACCGCTATTCGTAGAATTTTGCGCTGAAACTTGAGTGACACTAACCATCAACAAGAGGGTAGAAATAATAAATGATCTAATCATCAACTTACCTAACATTTTATACTCATACTTTAATTCAAATAGTTTAGTTTAAACATTCAGGGCTCAATCAATCGAATTCAGAAATCCATCAACTGTCAGAACTCCAATTTTTCTTCTTTTCCAAAAACTCAGCAACGTGGGGGGGGACAAAACTGGTAATGTCACCACCAAACACCTCGATTTGCCTAACAAGTTTGGCAGCGATATGGCGAACCTCTCCAGTGCTTGGTAATAAAAGAGTCTCTAAACCATCCGCCATAGCTCTATTCATTCCAGACATCTGCATTTCATAAACATAATCAGCAGAATCCCGCACCCCCCGAACAATAACCTTAGCCCCATAAGCAGACGCCGCTTCAACCATCAGTCCAGAAAATTGAATAACTTTAATTGTTTTACCTGTTTGTTTACGCAGATCAGTAGCAATGGTTTCAATCAACTCAACCCGCTCTTCACCTGTAAGATACGGAGTTTTGCCATGATGAACACCAACCCCGATGATTAATTCATCAATAAAATTAAGCGACCGCTCAATAATATCAAGATGACCATTCGTGATGGGATCAAAGCTACCCGGATAAAAACCTGTTAAACTCATAAACTTAAATCCTTAACTCTAAGAAGAGTCATCTGAAGCGTCTCCATCAGAAGAAGCATCATTTGAAGAAGGCCCATCAGGAGAGCCATTATCTGAAGAATCATCCTCACCCCCTTCATCTCCCTCACTCTCAACTTCAGAAATATGCTCAACCGAAACAACTTTTTCATCAGTCGCCGTTTTGAAAACCGTCACACCTTGAGTGTTCCGACCAGCAACCCGAACACCATTGACAGGACAACGAATAAGTTGGCCACCATTCGTTACCAACATAATTTCATCGCCATCTTCAACAGGGAACGAACCGGAAAGGTCACCATTACGATCATTGACAATCATCGCAATAATACCCTTACCACCACGACCAGAAACCCGGTACTCGTAAGCTGAAGACCGCTTACCAAAACCGTTCTCGCTTAGTGTAAGAACAAATTGCTCACCGGCACCAAGTTCAGCATAGCGTTCAACTGAAAGTTCAACATCTGTAGCGCCATCATCTTCAATCTCAGGCACATCAGCGTCACTGCCCTCACCATTCGCCGCACGTCGCATTTGCGCTGCACGCTTCAAGTAAGCACGTTTCTCTTCCGGACTTGCCTCAATGTGATGCAAAATCGCCATCGAAATAAGCTTGTCATCTTCGGCCAATCGAATACCACGCACACCAGTTGAATTCCGCCCGGCAAAGACCCGAACATCCGTCACCGGGAAGCGAATGGCTTGTCCCTTTTCGCTTGTAAGCAACACATCATGGAGCTCAGTACAAATATCTACACCAAGGATCTTATCACCCTCATCAAGCTTCATGGCGATTTTACCATTTTGCCTAATCTCAACAAAATCAGAAAGAAGATTTCGGCGCACACCGCCCGAAGACGTTGCAAACATCACATGCAATTGCTCCCAGGTACTTTCATCCTCTGGTAATGGCATAATCGTTGTAATCGTTTCATCTTGCTCTAGTGGTAGCAAATTAATCAAAGCTTTACCGCGTGCTTGCGGTGCTGAAAGTGGTAACTTCCAAACTTTCATTTTATAAGCCATACCACGTGATGAGAAGAATAGGATCGGCGTATGCGTATTCGCAACAAAGATTTTGGTTACAAAATCCTCATCGCGTGTCGACATACCAGAACGTCCCTTTCCGCCCCGGCGCTGCGCACGATATGTCGATAATGGTACACGCTTGATGTAACCTTTGTGAGATACAGTCACCACCATATCTTCCTTAGCAATCAGGTCTTCATCATCAACATCACCGTCATAATCTAAGATTTCAGTACGGCGGTCATTGCCAAATTCTTCACTAATTTCAGTTAGTTCACCATTAACAATCTCAATAATCCGCACACGAGATCCAAGGATATCAAGATAGTCTTTAATGATCGCACCAAGCTTATGCAACTCATCAGAAAGTTCATCCCGGCCAAGAGCTGTCAACCGTTGCAAACGCAACTCAAGAATAGCTCTAGCTTGAGCTTCGGAGAGTTTATACGTCCCATCAGTTGAAACGCTATGACGAGGATCAGCAATCAACTCAACAAGCGGCGCGATGTCTTTCGCTGGCCAATTTCGCTCCATCAATTGTTCACGAGCGGTCGCTGGGTTTGGTGCAGTACGAATAAGAGCGATCACTTCATCAATGTTAGCAACAGCAATTGCCAAACCAACCAAAACATGCGCCCGGTCTCTGGCTTTATTAAGCAAGAATTTCGTACGTTTATAAACTACTTCCTGACGGAAATCAGTAAATGCTTTAATGAAATCAAGAAGGTTTAAAAGTTCTGGTTTACCACCATTAAGCGCCACCAAATTACAACCAAAACTTGTTTGAAGTGGAGAAAAACGGTAAAGCTGATTAAGCACCACATCAGGTACCGCATCGCGCTTAAGCTCGACAACAACGCGCATGCCTTGTCGGTCAGATTCGTCTCTAATATCAGCAATGCCTTCAACCCGTTTTTCCCGAACAAGCTCAGCAATTTTCTCAACCATCGAAGCTTTGTTGACTTGATACGGGATCTCGGTAATTACCAGTGCAAACCGGTCTTTGCGGATTTCTTCTGTAGCAACCTTGCCCCGCATAACAACAGAGCCTTTGCCCTTATGATAAGCAGAACGGATGCCCGTACGCCCCAAAATCATCCCACCTGTTGGAAAGTCAGGCCCTGGAATAATCTCATTTAAGCGATCAATATCAATTTCGGGGTCTTCTAGATAAGCCATACAACCATTTATAACTTCGCGTAGATTGTGCGGCGGTATATTCGTGGCCATACCAACAGCAATACCACCAGCACCATTTACTAAAAGGTTCGGATATTTGGCAGGAAGGACCTGTGGTTCACTTTCAGACGCATCATAGTTGTCTTGAAACTCAACAGTCTCTTTATCAATATCATCAAGAAGGCTTTGAGCAACTTTCTGCAAACGGCATTCTGTGTAACGCATCGCAGCCGCCCGGTCACCATCAACCGAGCCAAAGTTACCCTGACCGTCAATCAATGGTAGGCGCAAAGAAAAGTCCTGCGCCATTCGAACAAGCGCATCATAAATAGCACTATCACCGTGAGGGTGATATTTACCCATCACATCACCAACAACACGTGCTGACTTGCGATATGGCTTATTATATTCATAGCCACTTTCATGCATCGAATAAAGAATTCTGCGGTGAACGGGCTTCAGACCATCACGAACATCAGGAAGTGCGCGAGAAACAATCACACTCATTGCATAATCAAGATATGACCTGCGCATCTCTTCCGTTATTAGAATGGGGCGAATATCTGGGGACGATCCATCTGGACCATCCAAGGGGCCACCTGATGGGCCTTCTTCTTTATCATTATCGCTCAATTGATGGTCCTATTTCATATGTTAGTAACGTTGTAATTTGATAGACCTGCTGATGATCCCTTAGAGATAGAAATCAAAACAGAGTTGAAAAAATTCAATACAAACCTGACAAAGGGCCTGACAAAGAGAATGACTTAAAACCCATGATCTCATTCAAAAAAACTTCATTCAAGAAGGCCTCATTCAACGAAAGAACAAATTGAACTAAATTTCATGCATTTATAGTATATTCCAACTTTTTAGGTATAGCCTATCCCTTTGGGCCATACCAGTTTTAAAAGGCTATTTCCCATCATTCTTTGGGGATATTTTTAATAATTTCACACCCTTGACGCTGAGATGCTTTACTTCCATACCTTAAACCATACTAATAAGAGAAATTTCGATAAATTGAGGGTATAAAATGGCTGGACATGGTTCAAAAAAGGTAATTTACGCAGCACTTGCAGGAAACGGTCTTATCGCCATAACAAAATTCATCGGTGCCTCTATCACGGGCTCCTCAGCCATGCTTTCTGAAGCCATTCACTCAGTTGTTGATACAGGCAATCAAGGCCTTTTATTATATGGCATCAAAAAATCTCAAAAACCAAAAGATGAGCGTCATCCATTCGGTTATGGTATGGAAATCTATTTTTGGGCCTTTGTAGTCGCAATTGTAATTTTTGCTGTTGGTTCAGGCGTTTCCATCTATGAAGGCATTCATAAACTAAACCACCCAGAAGCCATCACGTCTCCTTATATCAACTACATCATATTATCCCTCGCCATGGTATTTGAAGGCATTGCTTGGTACATCGCCTATAAAGAATTTAACAAACTCAGAGGCAAAGCCAGTCTCTTTGAAGCCGTGAGACACTCCAAAGATCCCACCGTTTTCACAGTCCTTTTTGAAGATTCAGCTGCCATGCTGGGACTTATAGTTGCGTTTATAGGAATTTTAGCAAGCTCAAGTCTTGGCGTAACATGGGCAGATGGCGCGGCCTCAGTGCTCATTGGTATTATCTTAGCAGGAACTGCCATCCTGTTAGCATATGAGACTAAAGGGCTTTTAATTGGCGAAGCCGCAAGCCCTGCAATCACAGCAGATATCAAATCAATCATAGATAAGAGACAATCAATCCTCCACGTGAATGAACTTCGATCTATGCATATGGGGCCAAACGACATCATCCTGGCCATCTCGATCGATTTCAAAGACGACATGACCGCCGTTGAAGTCGAAAGTCAAATTTCTCAACTTGAAAAAGAGATCAAATCCAAATATCCGGAAATGAAACACCTCTTTATCGAAGTTCAGAAAAAGGATGACCATGACGCTGATGAAAACACAAACCATGCAACAGTTTAAAGCATGATAAAAAAACTTAAAACAAGAGGCTTGTAAAAATAAAGTTTGTGCATAGATAGTGCAGGTTATCCATGCAAAGTACGTCCGCTCCACTTTGGTGAAGCAAGCACAAGCATGGTAAAGGCATCTAATCAAATCCAAGAAGAAAGAGCGTCCCAATGGAATATACCACCCTCGGTCAAACCAACATCAAAATTAGCCGCATCTGCCTTGGAACCATGACATGGGGTACGCAAAACAGTGAAAGCGAAGGTCATGCACAAATGGACTACGCCTTAGATCAGGGCGTAAATTTTTGGGATACAGCTGAGATGTACGCCGTCCCGCCGACGGCTGAAAGTTATGGCTCAACAGAAACCATTATCGGCACCTGGCTCAATGCCAATAAAAGCCGCCGAGAAGAAATCGTACTTGCAACAAAAATTGCACCTGAAATGCCCTATATCCGAGGTGGCGACCAAAACATAGACCGGAAAAACATTCTCCAAGCTGTTGAAGACAGCTTATCTCGCCTGCAAACAGACTATATCGATCTCTATCAACTTCATTGGCCATCGAATAGAAACACTTATCACTTTGATAATGCCTGGACCTTCACACCTAAGATCACTGATAAACAAGCCATACTAGCCAACCAACTCGAAATTCTTGAAACCTTGGATCAATTAGTCAAAGACGGAAAACTCCGCTCATATGGCCTCTCTGATGATAGCGCATGGGGTATCACTCAATATTCTGTGCTTGCGGAAAAACATAAGCTTAAACCCATGGTCTCTATCCAAAATGAATACAGCCTGTTGCGGCGCCGCGATGAAACAGATGTCGCTGAAAGCTGTATCCTTGAAAATGTCAGCTACCTCCCCTGGTCGCCACTGGCAATGGGCGTCTTGTCAGGGAAATATCTGAATAACCAACAACCAGGCAGAACCCGTTTTTATCATTCCGAAGGCTCAGCACTGCGCTATGGCTACCGATTGACTGAAGAAGCTGAAAAAGCTACCGAAGGCTATGTCGCCATTGCTAAAAAACACAATCTCGACCCCTCACAAATGGCGATCAGTTTCACATTAGCCCAGCCCTTTGTCGCCTCAACCATCATCGGTGCAACATCAGTTGACCAGTTAAAAACAAATATCGGCGCCATCGATGTAAAATTATCAGATGAAGTTTTAGAAGAGATACATTCAGTCTACCGCCAATACCCAATCCCGTTTTAATAAGCGCGATTGCTATGTGGGCATCTGAAGCACAGAAAAGGTAAGCTCAAGTGCAAGTGCAAGTGCAAGTACAAACAAAAAAGCACGGTTATTTATAAGTAAACTATATTATAAATTTACGAAGAAGGAGCTCGGCCCACTTCGGGCTGAGGGACATGGCGTAGCGCCAGCGAAGCCCGGCGCAAGCGACGCCCCTCGGAGGCCCAAGCGCCATAAGCGCTTGGAATAGCCGTGAGAGAAAACAGAGAGAGAATATGCCTCAAGCAGATATAAAATATAGCAGTGACTTAAATCTAGATTGCACTGCCATACTCGCCTCCATTGAACAGACAATTAAACAACACGATCAAACATCTGGAGCCTGCAAAGGCCGAGCGTACAAAGCGGATCACTTTCATCACACCCATATCTATGTCAATCTTGCCATGCTCCCCAAACCCCATCGTGACAAAGAGTTTACTAAAGCCCTGATTAGCGACTTAGAAAAAATGGTGAAACAACACCTCACCCGATCCTGTCATTTTTCATTGAATGTAGAATATACAGGCGAAGGCTACATCACAAATTTCCATGACGTTTAAAAAGGAGTAAGAGAGAAAAACTTCACCCCCCACTTACAACAACATTATTAATGATAATACATTCTCAAATTCCGAAGAAGGAGCTCAGTCCTCTTCGGGCTGAGGGACATGGCGAAGCGACTGCGGAGCCCGGGGCAAGCCCCGCCCCTCGAAGGTTTAATCGCTTAAGCACGGTTGCTAGTGGGCAACTGAAGTGCCACAAAATAGCGTTTGAAATAGCCGTGAGAGAGAAAAGCTACCCCTCAATCTCTTCCCGCATCATCTCAAGCTCTAGCCATTTTTCTTCTAAAGCTTGATGCTCAGCGGTGAGTGCTGCAATTCCCTCCATTGCCTCATTAAATCGTTTCGGATTTTTTGTGAATAGATCAGGGTCTTCAAGCGCTTTATTATGAGCTGCAATCTGAGCTTCAATGTCCTCAATCTGCTTTGGCAAAGTCTCTAAAGCGTATTTATCTTTATAAGAAAGTTTAGCTCCCTTTTTCGCCGTTTTTTGTTGAGGGATCTCGCCTAAAGAGGCGGCCTCAGAAAGCTTGCTTTTAGAAGGTTTCTCACCGGCCTGAACTGACCGGCTTTTCATCTCATCTTTGCGCTGCGCCATCATAGTGCTATAGCCACCAGCATATTCAGTCCAATTGCCTTGCCCCTCATAAACCAAAACAGCATCAACAATCCTGTCAATAAAGTCACGGTCATGACTAACAAGCAATACGGTTCCATCATAATCAGTGATGAGTTCTTGCAGCAGATCAAGTGTCTCAAGATCAAGGTCGTTGGTTGGTTCATCAAGCACCATCAAATTCGATGGAAGTGAAAGCGCCCGCGCAAGCATCACCCGTGCCCGCTCTCCTCCAGAAAGCACATCCAATGGCGTGCGCGCTTGAGCAGGGTCAAATAGAAAGTCCTTCATATAACCAATGACATGTTTGGGTTTACCTGCAACCTCCACCATATCCCCCCCCCCGTTGGTCAAAGCATCTGCCAACGTCCAGTTTGGCTTCAAACTTTCCCGGCTCTGATCTAGAGTGACCATGTCGATATTCGTGCCAATTTTGATCTCGCCAGCGTCCGGTTCCAATTGCCCTGTGAGCATCTTGATGATGGTTGACTTACCAGCCCCATTGGGGCCAACAATCCCAAGCCGGTCTCCTCGAAGCAAACGCACGCTCAGCTCATTAACAATTTGCGCGGGGCCAAAAGATTTAGAGATCTTTTTCGCCTCAACAACAATCTTGCCAGAAACACGCCCTTCACTGGTCTCCATCTTAACGGACCCTTTAGGTCCCCGGTGCTCTCTGCGTTTTTGGCGCAGCGAATGCAAATCCCCAAGCCGTTTTTGATTGCGCTTGCGCCGCGCCGTCACCCCATAACGGAGCCAGTGCTCTTCAGCCACAATCTTGCGGTCAAGTTTGTGGGCTTCCATTTCTTCTTGCTCAAAAACTTCATCTCGCCAAGCTTCAAATTTATCAAACCCCTGCTTCATCAAACGAGAGGTTCCTCGATCAATCCATAAAACAGATTTTGAAACAGTTTCCAAAAACTTCCGGTCGTGACTAATAACAACCAGGGCAGAATTGAGAGAACGCAGTTCTTTCTCTAGCCATTCAATGGCCGGTAAGTCTAAATGGTTGGTTGGTTCATCAAGCAACAAAATATCTGGTGCTGGAGCAAGAGCCTTGGCAAGTGCAGCGCGTCTTTGTTCGCCACCAGAGAGTTGTGTCGTCCCCTCTTTACCTGTCAGTCCTAATTGCTCTAAATAATAGTCTGCCTGGTAAGCATCTTCTTCGCTGACCAAACCACTTCGCGCATAGTCACCTGTTGTCTCAAATTTTGTAAGATCTGGTTCTTGCTCGAGATATTGCATGGTCGTGCCAGGCTGCACAAACCGCTCACCATCATCCATCTCAATCAACCCGGCAGCAATCTTTAGAAACGTGGATTTCCCGCAGCCATTGCGACCAACCAAACAAATACGGTCCCCCTCAAAAATAGACATTTCCGCCCCGGTTAAAATAGGGTTCCCCCCAAAGGTGAGGTGGATATTTTGCAAAGTTAAACGGGGCGGTGCCATAAAAAGTCCTGAGATTAGAAAAAGAATGAAAGATAGCTTCTGATAAAAAACTATTTCTAACGTAACAGGACTGTTTTGGAAAGCATAACTAACCTTAAAAAAGAGCAACCGGTTTTTCGATCATCAAGGCAAAAATGATCATAATAGACAGGAAAGCTGGCCACCCTAAAATAAACCATCGTTTATAAAGCGTATGAAACCGCTGCGGCAAAGCTCCCCCCATTGCGGAAGCTTGTAGGGCGATGTTTTTCATCTCAATTTGCATAAACACAACCGGTATCCAGCAAATACCAATGAAAATATAAAGCGCTATACTCAACAAAACCCAATGATCAAAAAAGCTATATCCAACGCCGTGCACCAAAAGTGCGCCTGTTATGGGCTGAACAAGCACAGCTGTTAACGTAAACATGTAATCTGCTAAAACAACCAAAGGCGCAACACTTGCGATCACCTCAACAGACTTTGAGCGAACAGCAAAGAACATAAAAAACGCAATGCCCATTCCCGTTCCAAATAAAACACACGCCCCTAATATATGCAGATATTTTAATATAAAATAACTCATCGTTTTTCGTGCAACCCCATAAGAATCCAAATTAAGAGAAGAGGTAACAACAAAGAAAACCCCCAACCTAAAAATCCATGAAAACTAGTGACGTAAGTAAACCCCATAACACTTACCCAAATTAACATAAGGCTCTTAATCACCCCGCCAACACGTATCCAGGGTTTAGAAAGAAACATAACGCCGCACATAATGGTCAACAAAGCAAACCCTGCAATTTGATAAAGGTCAGAACTAGCTTTTAATAAAAACAGAGGCGCAAAATCTTTTATTCCCTGAAGCGCTTCAACCCCTTCAAAAATCCAGCTTAGGCCCAAAACCCAACGCAAAAAGGGGAGGAGAAAATAACAGCGCGCAAATTGCCGCTCTACAGCACTCGACTGATGAAGCGCTAAAATTTCAGGAACAGCCAATGTTGGACGGCCCAAAAGTTTCATAAAAGCTGAGCCATCATGTGGCGTGAATAAATCCATCTGCTCTAGAGACGCCGTCCTGATCGGCCCTCTATTACCAAGCATCGAGGCAAAATCACCAACCCACATAACAGGCTTTATCACCCAACGCGGAATAATAATTGGAATGCCCTTTGAAAACCCAAGCCAAGCCCTATAATATTGAATAAGCTCTTTTAAAGTAACGACATCCTGCCCCACAGCATAAACCATCTGCCGAGAAAAAGGGCACTCTATCAACTCACCTTCTTCGACACCTGAACCAGCACTTGAACGCTTCAAAGGAGCTAGCATCTTAACTATGCCATCCGCTAAATCATCAAGTGCAATCGGTTGAAAAGCTTGTGTACCAGGGCCGGGCAAAGGCAAAAACTTTGGCAATCCAGCTAACCCTTGTATGAGCGCCGCACCGCCAATGGACCCAGCGCCTAAAACCAGGTCTGGGCGAATGATCGTCCAGTTTAAGGACGTCTCTTCCAAATAATGTTCGCCAGTAAGTTTACTTGAAGCATATTCAGGCAACCCTTCCACACTGGCCTCTTTATCAAAATGAGGTTCCGCTAGCAGCTCTTCACCAGTCTCACCTTCTTTCGTATGCTCGTCTTCTTTCATATAAGAGGCGTTTGCGTGAGACGCTTTGTATTTACCACCACCAATTTCCTCACGCCCAAGCGTTGTCGCCGAAATATGAATAAAGCGTTTTATAGAGGCTGTCTCAGCACCTTGAAATAAAGCCCGAGCGCCTTCGCCATGAACAAATTGTGCATCATCCTGTAAATCAGATTGCAAAATGCCAACACAATTCACAACCATCTCAAAGCCACGCAACCGCTCAGCCCAGATATCTGGATTGAGATCATTGTTAAAATCACAATAGATCCAGGGAATTGTTGGCACCAACCGCTCAGCCAATTGCAGATCACGCCCAGCGCCGGTCACATCATGCCCTGCACGCAAAAGCGCTTGTACAACACCCCGACCAATAAATCCATAGCCACCGGTTACCAAACATTTCATGGAGTAAACCCCCTACAAAAATTTACATCCCACAAACAAAAACAGCGCCCCTATTGAGCGCTGTAAATAAGTTTAATTCAAGTCTATTTTTAGAAACATCGCTTAAAAGCAACGGATTACACCACATGTAATAAGTCTGAAAAAATAAAAATGTCTACACGAAGAAGGAGTGACGCTACTTCAGCGGTCAGGACATGGCAGCTTTGCTGCCCGGTGCTATTGCGGATGCTAGTGGGCATCTGAAGCACAAAAATGCCGCCCCTCGGAGGCCCACTGCTTCAGCAGTGGAATAGCCGTGAGAGAAATAATACCTTTCTAAGCAGAGCTTAGAAGCGCGGTTGCTGGTGGGCAACCTAAAGCGCCACTAAAATGGTATTTCGTCATCCAATTCTTTTTCAAAATTACTTGGAGCGGCACTTGGTTGAGAATTATCAGCTGGAACTTGTCCCCAGCTTGGCTCACCACCAAAATTGTTGTTCTGGTTATTATTGTTATTCTGATAATTGCCCTGATTGCTAGACTGGCTACTAGATTGTCCGCCCGAGCGACCATCAAGCATGGTCAAATTGCCATTAAACCCTTGCAGCACAATCTCAGTTGTATATTTGTCTTGGCCATTATTATCTTGCCATTTGCGTGTTTGTAGGCTGCCTTCAATATAAACCTTAGCGCCTTTTTTCAAATATTGCTCTGCAACCCGGCACAAACCTTCATTGAAAATAACAACACGGTGCCATTCTGTTTTTTCACGGCGTTCACCAGAGTTTTTATCTTTCCAGCTTTCAGTCGTCGCAATGCTTAAATTCACCACAGGACGGTTATCCTGCATGCGCCGCACTTCAGGGTCGGCTCCAAGATTACCAACCAAAATCACTTTATTAATAGAACCAGCCATTGCTAACTCTCCTTCATATCAAACTTAACTTATGAAACTTAACTGTAAGGCCAGCAAAAAATTAAGCCTGCCAATTTTAACTACTATCACTTGGGTTTAGACCCTAAATCCCCATACCGGCACATTAAAGCAATTTTCTGCGTAAAACTGAGATGCGAGACAATTCTCCACAAACAAATCCATTTTCATCAAGAATTTTTCGCATTTACAAAGAGGTAAACCCCTCAAATCAGCAACAACACGAAAATTCTTGGCCTCTAGGTAAACAAAACGATAACTGTTTCTCAGTTTAAAAAACCGCCCAGCCCAGTAAAAAAAGGCTTATTGACACCTTACGTTCCAATTATGTTCTCAAATTGTTCTAAAATATTGACAATTCTGTCGCTTAATTGTCTCATTCCATGGTACAATTAACCCATTCAGTTCAACTTTCTTTGACAGATATTTTTTAATTCGTTACCCAAAGATTAGAGACTTCTTGTTAAGCTAACAATTAGATGACATACCAATTTACCGTGCAAATCTGTCAAATTGTCTGATAAATTGCCAGATAAATTGAATGTCTCAAAAAATGAAATGTGCGACTTCAGTCTGTAGGGGGACTTAAAAACTGCTCCCCTTTATATTCGGACTTCTTTCAAAATTGAACCCAGAGCATCATAAAATGCCTGGTTCATTGATAGAATAGCTATTGAAAATAGCTGAAGGCACATTTTAAACAAAAGAATCAGTTGAATGGCCCTAACGGGACATACTTAGCAGTCTAGTTCATGCAATGTGATTTAAATCACATACCTGAACAGCTTTTAAATAATATTCTCTAAGTCATAAGAGAAAAATTATTAAAGATGTCAGCTAAGCGAAACCTAAAATAATGAAAACAGAAAAAAGTAACAGCGTAATGAAATCCGAATTCTCAATTAATCAGTCAATGGAAGACCGCCTGGAGCGTTTCTCACGCCAAGGCCGCCCGCTACATAAGGACCAAAAAAGGTTCCTACAGATAGCAGCCATCACAGGCATCTTTTGCGCCATCTGGTTTCTCATTGGCAAACATACACTCCACTTCACACCTGAAAGCTGGGATACTTAT
The sequence above is a segment of the Hyphomicrobiales bacterium 4NK60-0047b genome. Coding sequences within it:
- the gyrA gene encoding DNA gyrase subunit A; this encodes MSDNDKEEGPSGGPLDGPDGSSPDIRPILITEEMRRSYLDYAMSVIVSRALPDVRDGLKPVHRRILYSMHESGYEYNKPYRKSARVVGDVMGKYHPHGDSAIYDALVRMAQDFSLRLPLIDGQGNFGSVDGDRAAAMRYTECRLQKVAQSLLDDIDKETVEFQDNYDASESEPQVLPAKYPNLLVNGAGGIAVGMATNIPPHNLREVINGCMAYLEDPEIDIDRLNEIIPGPDFPTGGMILGRTGIRSAYHKGKGSVVMRGKVATEEIRKDRFALVITEIPYQVNKASMVEKIAELVREKRVEGIADIRDESDRQGMRVVVELKRDAVPDVVLNQLYRFSPLQTSFGCNLVALNGGKPELLNLLDFIKAFTDFRQEVVYKRTKFLLNKARDRAHVLVGLAIAVANIDEVIALIRTAPNPATAREQLMERNWPAKDIAPLVELIADPRHSVSTDGTYKLSEAQARAILELRLQRLTALGRDELSDELHKLGAIIKDYLDILGSRVRIIEIVNGELTEISEEFGNDRRTEILDYDGDVDDEDLIAKEDMVVTVSHKGYIKRVPLSTYRAQRRGGKGRSGMSTRDEDFVTKIFVANTHTPILFFSSRGMAYKMKVWKLPLSAPQARGKALINLLPLEQDETITTIMPLPEDESTWEQLHVMFATSSGGVRRNLLSDFVEIRQNGKIAMKLDEGDKILGVDICTELHDVLLTSEKGQAIRFPVTDVRVFAGRNSTGVRGIRLAEDDKLISMAILHHIEASPEEKRAYLKRAAQMRRAANGEGSDADVPEIEDDGATDVELSVERYAELGAGEQFVLTLSENGFGKRSSAYEYRVSGRGGKGIIAMIVNDRNGDLSGSFPVEDGDEIMLVTNGGQLIRCPVNGVRVAGRNTQGVTVFKTATDEKVVSVEHISEVESEGDEGGEDDSSDNGSPDGPSSNDASSDGDASDDSS
- a CDS encoding cation diffusion facilitator family transporter, encoding MAGHGSKKVIYAALAGNGLIAITKFIGASITGSSAMLSEAIHSVVDTGNQGLLLYGIKKSQKPKDERHPFGYGMEIYFWAFVVAIVIFAVGSGVSIYEGIHKLNHPEAITSPYINYIILSLAMVFEGIAWYIAYKEFNKLRGKASLFEAVRHSKDPTVFTVLFEDSAAMLGLIVAFIGILASSSLGVTWADGAASVLIGIILAGTAILLAYETKGLLIGEAASPAITADIKSIIDKRQSILHVNELRSMHMGPNDIILAISIDFKDDMTAVEVESQISQLEKEIKSKYPEMKHLFIEVQKKDDHDADENTNHATV
- a CDS encoding aldo/keto reductase yields the protein MEYTTLGQTNIKISRICLGTMTWGTQNSESEGHAQMDYALDQGVNFWDTAEMYAVPPTAESYGSTETIIGTWLNANKSRREEIVLATKIAPEMPYIRGGDQNIDRKNILQAVEDSLSRLQTDYIDLYQLHWPSNRNTYHFDNAWTFTPKITDKQAILANQLEILETLDQLVKDGKLRSYGLSDDSAWGITQYSVLAEKHKLKPMVSIQNEYSLLRRRDETDVAESCILENVSYLPWSPLAMGVLSGKYLNNQQPGRTRFYHSEGSALRYGYRLTEEAEKATEGYVAIAKKHNLDPSQMAISFTLAQPFVASTIIGATSVDQLKTNIGAIDVKLSDEVLEEIHSVYRQYPIPF
- a CDS encoding ATP-binding cassette domain-containing protein yields the protein MAPPRLTLQNIHLTFGGNPILTGAEMSIFEGDRICLVGRNGCGKSTFLKIAAGLIEMDDGERFVQPGTTMQYLEQEPDLTKFETTGDYARSGLVSEEDAYQADYYLEQLGLTGKEGTTQLSGGEQRRAALAKALAPAPDILLLDEPTNHLDLPAIEWLEKELRSLNSALVVISHDRKFLETVSKSVLWIDRGTSRLMKQGFDKFEAWRDEVFEQEEMEAHKLDRKIVAEEHWLRYGVTARRKRNQKRLGDLHSLRQKRREHRGPKGSVKMETSEGRVSGKIVVEAKKISKSFGPAQIVNELSVRLLRGDRLGIVGPNGAGKSTIIKMLTGQLEPDAGEIKIGTNIDMVTLDQSRESLKPNWTLADALTNGGGDMVEVAGKPKHVIGYMKDFLFDPAQARTPLDVLSGGERARVMLARALSLPSNLMVLDEPTNDLDLETLDLLQELITDYDGTVLLVSHDRDFIDRIVDAVLVYEGQGNWTEYAGGYSTMMAQRKDEMKSRSVQAGEKPSKSKLSEAASLGEIPQQKTAKKGAKLSYKDKYALETLPKQIEDIEAQIAAHNKALEDPDLFTKNPKRFNEAMEGIAALTAEHQALEEKWLELEMMREEIEG
- a CDS encoding DUF2269 family protein; the protein is MSYFILKYLHILGACVLFGTGMGIAFFMFFAVRSKSVEVIASVAPLVVLADYMFTLTAVLVQPITGALLVHGVGYSFFDHWVLLSIALYIFIGICWIPVVFMQIEMKNIALQASAMGGALPQRFHTLYKRWFILGWPAFLSIMIIFALMIEKPVALF
- the coaD gene encoding pantetheine-phosphate adenylyltransferase, which gives rise to MSLTGFYPGSFDPITNGHLDIIERSLNFIDELIIGVGVHHGKTPYLTGEERVELIETIATDLRKQTGKTIKVIQFSGLMVEAASAYGAKVIVRGVRDSADYVYEMQMSGMNRAMADGLETLLLPSTGEVRHIAAKLVRQIEVFGGDITSFVPPHVAEFLEKKKNWSSDS